The Macaca fascicularis isolate 582-1 chromosome 12, T2T-MFA8v1.1 genome has a segment encoding these proteins:
- the GPR35 gene encoding G-protein coupled receptor 35: MNGTYNTCGSSDLTWPPTIKLGFYAYLGILLVLGLLLNSLALWVFCCRMQRWTETRIYMTNLAVADLCLLCALPFVLHSLQDTSDTPLCQLSQGIYLTNRYMSISLVTAIAVDRYVAVRHPLRARGLRSPRQAAAVCAVLWMLVIGSLVARWFLGMQEGGFCFRSTRHNFSSMAFPLLGFYLPLAVVVFCSLKVVTALAQRPPIDVGQAEASHKAARMVWANLVVFVVCFLPLHLGLTVRLAVGWNACAFLETLRRTLFITSKLSDANCCLDAICYYYMAKEFQEASALAVVPSAKAHKSQASLCVTLA, encoded by the coding sequence ATGAACGGCACCTACAACACCTGTGGCTCCAGCGACCTCACCTGGCCCCCGACGATCAAGCTGGGCTTCTACGCCTACTTGGGCATCCTGCTGGTGCTGGGCCTGCTGCTCAACAGCCTGGCGCTCTGGGTGTTCTGCTGCCGCATGCAGCGGTGGACGGAGACCCGCATCTACATGACCAACCTGGCGGTGGCCGACCTCTGCCTGCTGTGTGCCTTGCCCTTCGTGCTGCACTCCCTGCAGGACACCTCGGACACGCCACTGTGCCAGCTCTCCCAGGGCATCTACCTGACCAACAGGTACATGAGCATCAGCCTGGTCACGGCCATTGCCGTGGACCGCTACGTGGCCGTGCGGCACCCCCTGCGCGCCCGTGGGCTGCGGTCCCCCAGGCAGGCTGCGGCCGTGTGCGCGGTCCTCTGGATGCTGGTCATCGGCTCCCTGGTGGCTCGCTGGTTCCTGGGCATGCAGGAGGGCGGTTTCTGCTTCAGGAGTACCCGGCACAATTTCAGCTCCATGGCCTTCCCGCTGCTGGGATTCTACCTGCCACTGGCCGTGGTGGTCTTCTGCTCCCTGAAGGTGGTGACTGCTCTGGCCCAGCGGCCACCCATTGATGTGGGGCAGGCAGAGGCCAGCCACAAGGCTGCCCGTATGGTCTGGGCCAACCTCGTGGTGTTTGTGGTCTGCTTCCTGCCCCTGCACTTGGGGCTGACGGTGCGCCTCGCTGTGGGCTGGAACGCCTGTGCCTTCCTAGAGACGCTCCGTCGTACCCTCTTCATAACCAGCAAGCTGTCAGATGCCAACTGCTGCCTGGACGCCATCTGCTACTACTACATGGCCAAGGAGTTCCAGGAGGCGTCTGCATTGGCCGTGGTTCCCAGTGCCAAGGCCCATAAAAGCCAGGCCTCTCTGTGTGTGACCCTGGCCTAG